A DNA window from Pogona vitticeps strain Pit_001003342236 chromosome 2, PviZW2.1, whole genome shotgun sequence contains the following coding sequences:
- the LOC110071418 gene encoding uncharacterized protein LOC110071418, with amino-acid sequence MEGEVPLKDEQKQLQAGANQKEDDANDYFFPLIQALQNLEDEAKEKEVRLQGTLPERGEDEKENCLDGNKSLRQNQADQRIDRSQRYLSSVASEDKMGKTRNRSISALQSSECQQNVPLRKGPVKCPTCLNEINLCHCLEDGECFRWSPEDTRFHTGEKRKCFSSDLEAPQPMHSEEKVCKCRECGMSFKRHSELKRHQSIHTGEKAYKCPECGRAFRHSSHLQVHQRIHTGEKPYECKECGKCFRHSSAFKVHQRRHSGEKPYSCKECGKCFYQSNDLQVHQRIHTGEKPYKCKECGKCFSHSSAFKVHQRQHSGEKPYSCKECMKCFCRSRDLQVHQRIHTGEKPHQCNECGKKFSQKSNLVVHQRIHAGEKHYKCEECGRSFSCIGNLIIHRRIHSGEKPYACKECGKCFSHSSAFKVHQRRHSGEKPYSCKECGKCFYQSNDLQVHQRIHTGEKPYKCKECGKCFSLSSAFKVHQRQHSGERPYSCKECGKCFSQSSDLKEHQQIHMGEKPHQCNECEAKFSQKSNLVVHQRIHTGEKPYKCEECGKGFRQLSHFHKHKHSQSRENPYCHE; translated from the exons ATGGAAGGAGAGGTTCCTCTTAAGGATGAACAGAAGCAGCTACAAGCAGGAGCCAACCAAAAAGAGGATGATGCAAAtgattattttttcccccttatacaggCTCTTCAGAATCTAGAAG atgaggcaaaagagaaggaagtaagaCTCCAGGGGACATtgccagaaagaggggaggatgaaAAGGAGAACTGTTTGGATGGAAACAAATCACTGAGGCAGAATCAGGCAGACCAGAGGATAGACAGATCTCAGAGATATCTGAGCAGTGTTGCCTCTGAAGacaaaatgggaaaaacaagaaacaggaGCATCAGTGCTCTTCAAAGCTCAGAGTGTCAACAAAACGTTCCTCTGAGGAAAGGtccagtgaaatgtccaacatgtcTCAATGAGATAAATCTGTGTCATTGTTTGGAGGATGGAGAATGTTTCAGATGGAGCCCAGAAGATACAAgatttcacacaggggagaaacgcAAATGCTTCAGCTCTGACCTTGAAGCACCTCAACCAATGCATTCTGAAGAGAAAGTCTGTAAGTGCAGAGAGTGTGGCATGAGCTTCAAGAGACATTCAGAACTTAAAAGACATCAAAGTATACACACGGgagagaaagcatacaaatgtcctGAATGTGGACGGGCCTTCAGACACAGTTCCCATCTTCAagtacatcagcgaattcatacaggagagaaaccctatgagtgtaaagaatgtgggaaatgtttccgTCATTCCTCAGCTTTTAAAGTCCATCAGCGCCggcattcaggggagaaaccatattcttgtaaagaatgtggCAAATGTTTCTACCAGAGCAATGATCTTCAAGTAcaccagcgaattcatacaggagagaaaccctataagtgtaaagaatgtggaaaatgtttcagtcatTCCTCAGCTTTTAAAGTCCATCAGCGCCagcattcaggggagaaaccatattcttgtaaagaatgtATGAAATGTTTCTGCCGGAGCCGTGATCTTCAAGTACACCAGCGAATtcatacgggagagaaaccccatcagtgcaatgaatgtgggaaaaaATTCAGCCAGAAGTCAAACCTTGTAGTACATCAGCGGATTCATGCAGGAGAAAAACACTAtaaatgtgaggaatgtgggagGAGTTTCAGCTGTATCGGAAACCTTATAATACATCGACgaattcattcaggagaaaaaccctacgcatgtaaagaatgtgggaaatgtttcagtcattcctcagcttttaaagtacatcagcgccggcattcaggggagaaaccatattcttgtaaagaatgtgggaaatgtttctacCAGAGCAATGATCTTCAAGTAcaccagcgaattcatacaggagagaaaccctataagtgtaaagaatgtggaaaatgtttcagtctttcctcagcttTTAAAGTCCATCAGCGCCAGCATTCAGGGGAGAGAccatattcttgtaaagaatgtgggaaatgtttctcccAGAGCAGTGATCTTAAAGAACACCAGCAAATTCATATGGGAGAGAAACCCCATCAGTGCAATGAATGTGAGGCAAAGTTCAGCCAGAAGTCAAACCTTGTagtacatcagcgaattcatacaggagaaaaaccctataaatgtgaagaatgtgggaaaggcTTTAGGCAGCTCTCACAtttccataaacataaacactCACAGTCAAGGGAAAATCCCTATTGTCATGAATAA
- the LOC110071346 gene encoding uncharacterized protein LOC110071346 isoform X1 produces the protein MEGEAPLKDEQKQLQAGANQKEDEANDPFFPLIQALRNLEDPQFTINSLLRADERKEKEVRLQETLPERGEDENENCWEGNESLRQYGEDQRIDRSQRYPSSVASEDEMGKTANRSINALQISHYQQNIPLRKRPVKCPTCLNEINLCQCLEDGESFRWSPEDTRFHTREKHKCFSSDLKAPQPMHSEDNVCMCIECGMSFKRISELERHQRIHTGEKAYKCPECGQAFRRNGHLQVHQQIHTGEKPYKCKECGKCFSHSSAFNVHQRQHSGEKPYYCNVCGKCFCQSGDLQVHQRIHTGEKPYKCKECGKCFSKSSNFRVHQRSHSWEKPYSCKECGKCFTHPSAFKVHQRRHSGEKPYSCTVCGKCFCQSSDLQVHQRIHTGEKPYQCKECGKCFSQIANLVRHQRIHSREKTYICKESDKCQ, from the exons ATGGAAGGAGAGGCACCTCTGAAGGATGAACAGAAACAGCTACAAGCAGGAGCCAACCAAAAAGAGGATGAGGCAAatgatcctttttttccccttatacaGGCCCTTCGGAATCTAGAAG ATCCTCAATTCACTATTAATTCTCTCCTTCGAGCAgatgagaggaaagagaaggaagtaagaCTCCAGGAGACATtgccagaaagaggggaggatgaaAATGAGAACTGCTGGGAAGGAAATGAATCACTGAGGCAGTATGGGGAAGACCAGAGGATAGACAGATCTCAGAGATATCCAAGCAGCGTTGCCTCTGAAGACGAAATGGGGAAAACAGCCAACAGGAGCATCAATGCTCTTCAAATCTCACACTATCAACAAAATATCCCTCTGAGGAAAAGaccagtgaaatgtccaacatgtcTCAATGAGATAAATCTGTGTCAGTGTTTGGAGGATGGAGAAAGTTTCAGATGGAGCCCAGAAGATACAAGATTTCACACGAGGGAGAAACACAAATGCTTTAGCTCTGACCTTAAAGCACCTCAACCAATGCATTCTGAAGACAACGTCTGTATGTGCATAGAGTGTGGCATGAGCTTCAAGAGAATTTCAGAACTTGAAAGACAtcaaagaatacacacaggagagaaagcatacaaatgtcctGAATGTGGACAGGCCTTCAGACGCAATGGACATCTTCAAGTACATCAgcaaattcatacaggagagaaaccctataaatgcaaagaatgtgggaaatgtttcagtcattcCTCAGCTTTTAACGTGCATCAGCGCCAGCATTCAGGTGAGAAACCATATTATTGTAAtgtatgtgggaaatgtttctgccaGAGCGGTGATCTTCAAGTAcaccagcgaattcatacaggagagaaaccctataagtgtaaagagtgtggaaaatgtttcagtaaGTCCTCAAATTTTAGAGTCCATCAGCGCTCCCATTCATGGGAGAAAccatattcttgtaaagaatgtgggaaatgtttcactcATCCCTCAGCTTTTAAAGTACATCAGCGCCgacattcaggggagaaaccatattctTGTACtgtatgtgggaaatgtttctgccagagcagtgatcttcaagtacaccagcgaattcatacaggagagaaaccctatcagtgtaaagaatgtggaaaatgtttcagccAAATTGCAAATCTTGTAAgacatcaacgaattcactcaAGAGAAAAGACCTATATATGCAAAGAATCAGATAAATGTCAATAA
- the LOC110071346 gene encoding uncharacterized protein LOC110071346 isoform X2 yields the protein MEGEAPLKDEQKQLQAGANQKEDEANDPFFPLIQALRNLEDERKEKEVRLQETLPERGEDENENCWEGNESLRQYGEDQRIDRSQRYPSSVASEDEMGKTANRSINALQISHYQQNIPLRKRPVKCPTCLNEINLCQCLEDGESFRWSPEDTRFHTREKHKCFSSDLKAPQPMHSEDNVCMCIECGMSFKRISELERHQRIHTGEKAYKCPECGQAFRRNGHLQVHQQIHTGEKPYKCKECGKCFSHSSAFNVHQRQHSGEKPYYCNVCGKCFCQSGDLQVHQRIHTGEKPYKCKECGKCFSKSSNFRVHQRSHSWEKPYSCKECGKCFTHPSAFKVHQRRHSGEKPYSCTVCGKCFCQSSDLQVHQRIHTGEKPYQCKECGKCFSQIANLVRHQRIHSREKTYICKESDKCQ from the exons ATGGAAGGAGAGGCACCTCTGAAGGATGAACAGAAACAGCTACAAGCAGGAGCCAACCAAAAAGAGGATGAGGCAAatgatcctttttttccccttatacaGGCCCTTCGGAATCTAGAAG atgagaggaaagagaaggaagtaagaCTCCAGGAGACATtgccagaaagaggggaggatgaaAATGAGAACTGCTGGGAAGGAAATGAATCACTGAGGCAGTATGGGGAAGACCAGAGGATAGACAGATCTCAGAGATATCCAAGCAGCGTTGCCTCTGAAGACGAAATGGGGAAAACAGCCAACAGGAGCATCAATGCTCTTCAAATCTCACACTATCAACAAAATATCCCTCTGAGGAAAAGaccagtgaaatgtccaacatgtcTCAATGAGATAAATCTGTGTCAGTGTTTGGAGGATGGAGAAAGTTTCAGATGGAGCCCAGAAGATACAAGATTTCACACGAGGGAGAAACACAAATGCTTTAGCTCTGACCTTAAAGCACCTCAACCAATGCATTCTGAAGACAACGTCTGTATGTGCATAGAGTGTGGCATGAGCTTCAAGAGAATTTCAGAACTTGAAAGACAtcaaagaatacacacaggagagaaagcatacaaatgtcctGAATGTGGACAGGCCTTCAGACGCAATGGACATCTTCAAGTACATCAgcaaattcatacaggagagaaaccctataaatgcaaagaatgtgggaaatgtttcagtcattcCTCAGCTTTTAACGTGCATCAGCGCCAGCATTCAGGTGAGAAACCATATTATTGTAAtgtatgtgggaaatgtttctgccaGAGCGGTGATCTTCAAGTAcaccagcgaattcatacaggagagaaaccctataagtgtaaagagtgtggaaaatgtttcagtaaGTCCTCAAATTTTAGAGTCCATCAGCGCTCCCATTCATGGGAGAAAccatattcttgtaaagaatgtgggaaatgtttcactcATCCCTCAGCTTTTAAAGTACATCAGCGCCgacattcaggggagaaaccatattctTGTACtgtatgtgggaaatgtttctgccagagcagtgatcttcaagtacaccagcgaattcatacaggagagaaaccctatcagtgtaaagaatgtggaaaatgtttcagccAAATTGCAAATCTTGTAAgacatcaacgaattcactcaAGAGAAAAGACCTATATATGCAAAGAATCAGATAAATGTCAATAA